From the Phycisphaerales bacterium AB-hyl4 genome, one window contains:
- a CDS encoding TAT-variant-translocated molybdopterin oxidoreductase gives MSSLTPNIYGRDYWRSLEEYADSTEFREWQAKAGEPIDAEQMKLSRRRFMQIMAASMSLAGLTLTGCRRWPEELLVPYANRPEGRAPGTTVYYASQTTRGGVATGLLVEAFDGRPIKIEGHPDHPYSQGATDAWTQASILNMYDPDRSRRVFRGWREAQGDEQQRQRVAGTWDAFQVFAREHFEGRAGEASGTVAVLAEPSDSPSVMAMRARFMEQYPQAQWYEWEPINRDNELAGARLAFNQSVRPKYHFEQAMVIAAFDADPLFSHPAAVRHARDWGKLRQQVDDDFRMSRVYAAEPTFSLIGSVADERLATRASNIPSLVRGLAARLGVSGAGDVELNGSSDFINKLAADLQDHAGESLVIVGPDQPAETHALAWAINEQLNNLGQTITLVEEPGGRERTQLDQITELTERMNGGEIDTLIVLGGNPAYDAPADLAFADAMRQVETTIRLGDYHDETSQVCEWHLPASHYLEAWGDGRAWDGTISVQQPLILPLFGGRSAIEVLATVLGDDETSGYDIVRRVAGELYLADAGDDFERAWRRLLHEGVIEGSAYGEIDTPNVNVVADDATPDAAEGEYEIAFRLDPNVYDGRWANNGWLQELPGPLTKLTWDNAALVSVADAEANGWRQEDVIQLTVAGESMELPVFIMPGQARGAIVVHLGYGRTASGHVGNEVGHNTYALRTSNAMHVAAVEVERGRGRYRLATTQNHHLIDNTGQWAVNKRIGEQAGEGGYLIKDVPLSDYAENPQAMRRGRNGDLPLQLYQPPYGTPPKREGGPVAFNNPHAWGMSIDMNSCIGCNACVVACQAENNVPVVGKDQVLMSREMHWIRIDRYFKGDPKNEQSRTAVVHQPMMCVHCENAPCEQVCPVNAAIHDTEGLNLQVYNRCVGTRYCANNCPYKVRRFNYLDYHAQDVRNTRFPKPWLGIPDDQQRQDRSGTDYDRIRAMQFNPDVTVRMRGVMEKCTYCMQRLSRAKIDAKNQWSKGQRDEPLVQEGEVQTACQQSCPTRAIVFGDLNKEDSAVTREQDKPRSYGVLNPELNTRPRTRYLAKLRNPTEA, from the coding sequence TTGTCATCGCTAACACCAAACATCTACGGCCGGGACTATTGGCGCAGCCTCGAAGAGTACGCGGACTCAACCGAGTTTCGCGAGTGGCAAGCCAAAGCGGGCGAACCGATTGATGCGGAGCAGATGAAGCTCTCGCGCCGACGGTTCATGCAGATCATGGCGGCGTCGATGTCGCTGGCGGGCTTGACGCTGACAGGTTGTCGGCGTTGGCCGGAGGAACTGCTCGTTCCTTACGCGAACCGACCTGAAGGTCGCGCGCCGGGCACGACGGTCTACTACGCCAGTCAGACGACGCGCGGCGGCGTGGCGACGGGCTTGCTCGTCGAGGCGTTCGACGGTCGGCCGATCAAGATCGAAGGCCACCCCGACCACCCCTACTCGCAGGGCGCGACCGACGCGTGGACGCAAGCAAGCATCCTTAATATGTACGATCCGGATCGCTCGCGGCGGGTGTTCCGTGGCTGGCGCGAGGCTCAGGGGGATGAGCAGCAGCGGCAGCGTGTGGCGGGCACGTGGGACGCGTTCCAGGTGTTTGCCCGCGAGCATTTTGAGGGGCGTGCGGGCGAGGCGTCGGGCACGGTGGCGGTGCTGGCCGAGCCGAGCGACAGCCCGTCGGTGATGGCGATGCGTGCTCGCTTCATGGAGCAGTATCCGCAAGCGCAGTGGTACGAGTGGGAGCCGATCAACCGTGACAACGAGTTGGCAGGCGCGCGGTTGGCGTTCAATCAGAGCGTTCGGCCGAAGTATCACTTTGAGCAGGCGATGGTGATAGCGGCGTTCGATGCGGACCCGCTGTTCAGCCACCCTGCGGCGGTGCGACATGCTCGCGACTGGGGCAAGTTGCGTCAGCAGGTGGATGATGATTTCCGCATGAGCCGTGTGTACGCCGCCGAGCCGACATTCTCGCTGATCGGCAGCGTGGCGGACGAACGGCTGGCGACGCGGGCGAGCAACATTCCGTCGCTGGTGCGCGGGCTTGCGGCCCGGCTTGGCGTGAGTGGTGCGGGTGATGTCGAGCTTAACGGTTCGAGCGACTTCATTAATAAGCTCGCGGCCGACTTGCAGGACCATGCGGGCGAAAGCCTGGTCATCGTCGGCCCGGATCAGCCTGCCGAGACGCATGCGCTGGCGTGGGCGATCAACGAACAACTGAACAACCTCGGCCAGACGATTACGCTCGTCGAAGAGCCGGGCGGTCGTGAGCGTACGCAGCTTGATCAGATCACTGAACTCACCGAGCGGATGAACGGCGGCGAGATCGACACGCTGATCGTGCTCGGCGGCAACCCGGCGTACGACGCGCCGGCTGACCTTGCGTTTGCCGACGCGATGCGGCAGGTCGAAACGACGATTCGGCTGGGCGACTATCACGACGAAACGTCGCAGGTGTGTGAATGGCATTTGCCTGCGTCGCATTACCTTGAGGCGTGGGGCGACGGCCGAGCGTGGGACGGCACGATCAGCGTGCAGCAGCCGTTGATTCTGCCGCTGTTCGGCGGGCGGTCGGCGATTGAAGTGCTCGCGACTGTGCTGGGTGATGATGAGACGTCCGGCTACGACATCGTGCGGCGCGTGGCGGGCGAACTGTACCTTGCCGACGCGGGCGATGACTTCGAGCGGGCCTGGCGACGACTGCTGCACGAAGGCGTGATCGAAGGGTCGGCGTATGGTGAGATCGACACGCCGAACGTGAACGTCGTGGCCGACGACGCGACGCCGGATGCGGCCGAGGGTGAATATGAAATCGCCTTCCGCCTCGACCCGAACGTGTACGACGGCCGATGGGCGAACAACGGCTGGTTGCAGGAACTGCCCGGCCCGCTGACGAAGCTGACGTGGGACAACGCAGCGCTGGTGTCGGTCGCGGACGCGGAAGCGAACGGTTGGCGGCAGGAAGATGTGATCCAACTCACGGTCGCGGGCGAGTCGATGGAACTGCCCGTGTTCATCATGCCGGGGCAGGCCCGCGGCGCGATCGTGGTGCACCTGGGTTATGGCCGTACGGCGTCGGGCCACGTCGGCAATGAGGTTGGCCACAACACCTACGCCCTTCGCACGAGCAACGCGATGCACGTCGCGGCGGTGGAGGTGGAGCGCGGCCGAGGTCGATATCGCCTCGCGACGACGCAAAACCATCATTTGATCGACAACACCGGCCAGTGGGCCGTGAACAAGCGCATCGGCGAGCAGGCGGGCGAAGGCGGCTATCTGATCAAGGATGTGCCGCTGTCGGATTACGCCGAGAACCCGCAGGCGATGCGTCGCGGCAGGAACGGCGATCTTCCGTTGCAGCTTTACCAGCCGCCTTACGGCACGCCGCCGAAGCGTGAAGGCGGGCCGGTGGCGTTCAACAACCCGCATGCGTGGGGCATGTCGATCGACATGAACTCGTGCATCGGCTGCAACGCGTGCGTCGTGGCTTGCCAGGCGGAAAACAACGTACCGGTGGTGGGCAAAGACCAGGTGCTCATGAGCCGGGAGATGCACTGGATTCGCATCGACCGCTACTTCAAGGGCGATCCGAAAAACGAGCAGAGCCGAACCGCCGTGGTGCATCAGCCGATGATGTGCGTGCACTGCGAGAACGCGCCTTGCGAGCAGGTCTGCCCGGTCAACGCGGCGATTCACGACACGGAAGGGTTGAACCTCCAGGTCTACAACCGCTGCGTGGGCACGCGATATTGTGCGAACAACTGCCCGTACAAGGTTCGTCGGTTCAACTATCTCGACTATCACGCGCAGGACGTTCGCAACACGCGATTCCCCAAGCCGTGGCTTGGCATTCCGGACGATCAGCAGCGGCAGGACCGCTCGGGCACGGACTACGACCGCATTCGTGCGATGCAGTTCAACCCGGACGTGACGGTCCGCATGCGTGGCGTGATGGAGAAGTGCACGTACTGCATGCAGCGGCTTTCGCGGGCGAAGATCGACGCGAAGAACCAATGGTCCAAGGGCCAACGGGACGAGCCGCTGGTGCAGGAAGGCGAAGTGCAGACGGCTTGTCAGCAGTCGTGCCCGACGCGGGCGATCGTGTTCGGCGACCTGAACAAGGAAGACAGCGCCGTCACCCGCGAGCAGGACAAACCGCGCTCCTATGGCGTGCTGAACCCGGAACTGAACACCCGGCCACGCACACGGTACCTGGCGAAATTGAGAAACCCGACTGAGGCGTAG
- a CDS encoding cytochrome c3 family protein encodes MANKAASSRFVFPRWVNYLLPLAVLGAVGGGLYVPVLVGFGLSADTLSVGYAPQQPVPFSHAMHVGELGMDCRYCHTTVEQTDFAAIPSTQVCISCHAPGDAAGIKKDSAALRPVHESYETGQPIEWIKVHDSPDFVYFNHSAHVNRGVSCVDCHGRVDTMEVVYRAESLSMAWCLDCHREPEKALRPAEYVTQLDWDPREHLLAHVEEYEAHMDEAQRDRVDELSRDEAQLVIGTAVKQKYSIHDTMYMVSCSTCHR; translated from the coding sequence ATGGCCAACAAAGCAGCTTCAAGCCGATTCGTTTTCCCGCGATGGGTGAACTACCTGTTGCCGCTGGCAGTGCTCGGCGCGGTGGGTGGCGGCCTGTACGTGCCTGTGCTGGTGGGCTTCGGCCTGTCGGCGGACACGTTGAGCGTGGGCTACGCCCCGCAGCAGCCCGTACCCTTCAGTCACGCAATGCACGTCGGTGAGTTGGGGATGGACTGCCGGTACTGCCACACGACCGTGGAGCAGACCGACTTCGCCGCGATTCCGTCGACGCAGGTGTGCATTTCGTGTCACGCGCCCGGCGATGCGGCGGGGATCAAGAAAGACAGCGCGGCGCTTCGGCCGGTGCATGAAAGTTACGAGACGGGTCAACCGATCGAATGGATCAAGGTTCACGACTCGCCGGACTTCGTGTATTTCAATCACTCGGCTCACGTGAACCGTGGTGTGTCGTGTGTGGACTGCCACGGCCGAGTGGACACGATGGAAGTCGTGTACCGGGCGGAGTCGTTGAGCATGGCGTGGTGCCTGGACTGCCACCGCGAGCCGGAGAAGGCGTTGCGGCCGGCGGAGTATGTGACACAACTGGATTGGGATCCGCGTGAGCATTTGCTTGCTCATGTGGAAGAGTATGAAGCGCACATGGACGAGGCTCAGCGCGATCGCGTGGACGAGTTGAGCCGTGACGAAGCGCAACTGGTGATCGGCACTGCCGTGAAGCAGAAATACAGCATTCACGACACAATGTACATGGTGAGCTGCTCGACTTGTCATCGCTAA
- a CDS encoding glycoside hydrolase family 15 protein: MPRNIPVGNGQMLVTFDQHYRVRDLYYPHVGQENHAGGSPCRFGVWADIPENPDRKDERRRKRLYWSDEGWDINLGYRPETLATDVRMRHDAFQLELRCSDVADFHRPVMVRRIEVANLTDQEREVRLFHQHDFQMYGTKVGDTAYYDPQLRSLIHYRRARYIMTCFYLDGEQQIDEYATGNAGFGGAEGTYRDAEDGHLGMNSIAQGAVDSTMMVRVQLPANGMRVVYLVIGCGHKYDDLEQLHRFLHRETPQGVVDRTVSYWRLWLAATRTDLDDYTERGLSKKVVDLFKRSLLVVRTQIDNTGAIIAANDSDIMQFSRDTYSYLWPRDGAYVADAMDAAGFPNVSRSFLSLCAKIINDQGYFLHKYNPDGSLASSWHPWVSNGRPQLPIQEDETALVLWAAWRHYVRYRDIEFMRPLWIRLIQPAGDFLVRFRDPETHLPLPSWDLWEERWGVHAFTVATVYAGLKAAWQFAVCFGDHARASRYSQAAEQVRSAFCKHLWSEKHGRFLRRIVPLDHDRTAGLMAEVMAGRDPTASHVDLNGATDTAKNGNGDDHKFEVDETLDASMYAIFGLGLLPVDDKRVTATMDAIEKRLWIKTDVGGVARYEDDYYHQVTRDTENVPGNPWFICTLWLADYYIARAQDVDQLNKALPIMEWVANRALPSGVLAEQVHPETNAPLSVSPLTWSHATVVSTVMQYLSKLDEMSACESCGQPHQSRLPDARLLRRQSIARKSTMPDPTHP; this comes from the coding sequence ATGCCTCGCAATATCCCCGTCGGCAACGGACAGATGCTGGTCACCTTCGATCAGCACTACCGCGTGCGCGACCTCTACTACCCACACGTCGGCCAGGAAAACCACGCCGGCGGCTCACCCTGTCGCTTCGGCGTCTGGGCAGACATCCCCGAAAACCCCGACCGCAAAGACGAGCGACGACGCAAACGCCTCTACTGGTCCGACGAAGGCTGGGACATCAACCTCGGCTACCGCCCTGAAACGCTCGCCACCGACGTCCGCATGCGCCACGACGCCTTCCAGCTCGAGCTGCGCTGCTCCGACGTCGCTGACTTCCATCGCCCCGTCATGGTCCGGCGCATCGAAGTCGCCAACCTTACCGATCAGGAACGCGAAGTCCGACTCTTCCACCAGCACGACTTCCAGATGTACGGCACGAAAGTCGGCGATACCGCCTACTACGACCCCCAACTCCGCAGCCTCATCCACTATCGACGTGCACGCTACATCATGACCTGCTTCTACCTCGACGGGGAGCAGCAGATCGACGAGTACGCCACTGGCAACGCAGGCTTCGGCGGCGCGGAGGGCACTTACCGCGACGCCGAAGACGGCCACCTCGGCATGAACTCCATCGCCCAGGGCGCTGTCGACTCCACCATGATGGTTCGCGTCCAACTGCCCGCCAACGGCATGCGCGTCGTCTACCTCGTCATCGGCTGCGGCCACAAGTACGACGACCTCGAACAACTGCACCGCTTCCTCCATCGCGAAACACCGCAAGGCGTCGTCGATCGCACGGTCAGCTACTGGCGACTCTGGCTCGCCGCGACACGCACCGACCTCGACGACTACACCGAGCGCGGCCTGTCGAAGAAAGTCGTCGACCTATTCAAACGCTCGCTGCTCGTGGTCCGCACGCAGATCGACAACACCGGTGCGATCATCGCCGCGAACGACTCGGACATCATGCAGTTTTCGCGCGATACCTATTCCTACCTCTGGCCGCGCGACGGCGCATACGTTGCCGACGCGATGGACGCCGCCGGCTTCCCCAACGTCTCGCGAAGCTTCCTCTCGCTCTGCGCCAAGATCATTAACGATCAAGGCTACTTCCTTCACAAATACAACCCCGACGGCTCGCTCGCGTCGAGTTGGCATCCGTGGGTGTCCAACGGCCGACCGCAACTGCCCATTCAGGAAGACGAAACCGCGCTCGTACTCTGGGCCGCCTGGCGACACTACGTCCGCTATCGCGATATCGAGTTCATGCGTCCGCTGTGGATTCGCCTCATTCAGCCGGCGGGCGATTTCCTTGTCCGCTTCCGCGATCCCGAAACGCACCTGCCCCTGCCCAGTTGGGACTTGTGGGAAGAGCGGTGGGGCGTGCACGCATTCACCGTCGCGACTGTTTATGCCGGGCTCAAGGCGGCGTGGCAGTTCGCCGTCTGCTTCGGCGATCACGCGCGGGCGTCGCGCTATTCGCAGGCCGCCGAGCAGGTCCGCTCCGCGTTCTGCAAGCATCTGTGGTCGGAAAAGCACGGCCGATTCCTCCGCCGTATCGTCCCGCTCGACCACGACCGCACCGCCGGCCTCATGGCAGAGGTCATGGCCGGCCGCGATCCCACCGCCAGCCACGTCGATCTCAACGGGGCAACCGACACCGCGAAAAACGGCAACGGCGACGATCACAAGTTCGAAGTCGACGAAACGCTCGACGCTTCGATGTACGCCATCTTCGGCCTCGGCCTGCTGCCGGTCGACGACAAACGTGTCACCGCCACCATGGACGCCATCGAAAAACGACTCTGGATCAAGACCGACGTCGGCGGCGTCGCCCGCTACGAAGATGACTACTACCACCAGGTCACGCGAGACACGGAAAACGTGCCCGGCAACCCGTGGTTCATCTGCACGCTCTGGTTGGCCGACTACTACATCGCCCGCGCTCAAGACGTCGATCAACTCAACAAAGCGTTGCCCATCATGGAGTGGGTCGCCAACCGCGCGCTGCCCTCCGGCGTGCTCGCTGAGCAGGTGCACCCTGAAACCAACGCGCCGCTGTCCGTCTCACCGCTGACATGGAGTCACGCCACCGTCGTCTCCACTGTCATGCAGTACCTCAGCAAGCTCGACGAAATGAGCGCCTGCGAATCGTGTGGCCAACCCCACCAGTCTCGACTGCCCGACGCCCGCCTGCTACGTCGGCAGTCCATCGCGCGCAAGTCCACCATGCCCGACCCCACCCACCCATAA
- a CDS encoding sugar phosphate isomerase/epimerase family protein yields the protein MQIGVSSYSFSRLTRTGEMSAEDVIVKTKEMGFDVLEFSTIPLPEGESLPKYAEKLRAKAESVGLPIVNYTIGADLINGSDGDLNAEVERVKRQVDVAQILGVKGMRHDATRGFTPEHKGPKSFDAALPRLVEGCRAITEYAADLGIRTMVENHGFFCQDSDRVEKLVCTVDHPNFGILADVGNFICVDENPGTALGRVMPHTFHVHFKDFHLKPGTSFPPGEGWNLSRGGNFWRGSIIGHGDVPLLQCVQVLKRNNYDGVVSIEFEGMEDTIRGIQIGQDNLRRLLGA from the coding sequence ATGCAGATCGGTGTCAGCTCATACAGCTTCAGTCGTCTTACCCGCACCGGCGAAATGTCGGCCGAGGATGTCATCGTCAAGACCAAGGAAATGGGCTTCGACGTCCTCGAATTCTCCACCATCCCGCTGCCCGAAGGCGAGAGCCTGCCCAAGTACGCCGAAAAGCTGCGGGCCAAAGCCGAGTCCGTCGGCCTGCCGATCGTCAACTACACCATCGGCGCCGACCTGATCAACGGCAGCGACGGCGATCTCAATGCCGAAGTCGAACGCGTCAAACGCCAGGTCGACGTTGCTCAAATCCTCGGCGTTAAAGGCATGCGACACGACGCGACCCGCGGCTTCACGCCCGAGCACAAAGGCCCCAAGTCGTTCGACGCCGCGCTGCCCCGCCTTGTCGAAGGCTGCCGTGCGATCACCGAATATGCCGCCGACCTCGGCATCCGAACCATGGTGGAAAACCATGGCTTTTTCTGCCAGGACAGCGACCGCGTTGAGAAACTCGTCTGCACCGTCGATCATCCGAACTTCGGTATACTCGCGGACGTGGGCAACTTCATCTGCGTCGATGAAAACCCCGGCACCGCGCTCGGCCGAGTGATGCCGCACACCTTCCACGTGCACTTCAAAGACTTCCACCTCAAGCCCGGCACGAGCTTCCCGCCCGGCGAAGGCTGGAACCTCTCGCGCGGCGGCAACTTCTGGCGCGGCTCGATCATCGGCCACGGCGACGTGCCGCTGCTGCAATGCGTCCAGGTCCTCAAACGCAACAACTACGATGGCGTCGTCTCGATTGAATTCGAAGGCATGGAAGACACCATCCGCGGCATCCAGATCGGCCAGGACAACCTCCGCCGACTGCTCGGGGCGTAG
- a CDS encoding Vat family streptogramin A O-acetyltransferase, whose protein sequence is MYGPSPTNKHPMAGFPQVCFIKNTVSNPNIIVGDYTYYDDPEDSENFERNVLYHFPFVGDKLIIGKFCAIARAVKFIMNGANHKLSGISTYPFQIFGNGWEKVAPTLGELPYKGDTIVENDVWIGYDALIMPGVRIGNGAIVSSGAVVTSDVSAYTVVGGNPARPIKQRFSPEAIEMLEGIAWWNWPIEKITRHLPMIVSGDVEALLACEAT, encoded by the coding sequence ATGTACGGGCCAAGCCCAACGAACAAACACCCGATGGCTGGGTTTCCTCAGGTCTGCTTTATCAAAAATACGGTTAGCAACCCGAACATTATCGTCGGCGACTACACCTACTACGACGATCCAGAGGATTCAGAGAACTTCGAACGCAATGTCCTCTACCACTTTCCGTTTGTCGGTGACAAGCTGATCATTGGGAAATTCTGCGCGATAGCCCGCGCGGTGAAGTTCATTATGAACGGGGCCAACCACAAACTCTCCGGTATCTCGACGTACCCGTTCCAGATTTTTGGCAATGGCTGGGAGAAGGTTGCACCAACATTGGGCGAATTGCCATATAAGGGCGACACTATTGTCGAAAATGACGTCTGGATCGGCTACGACGCACTGATCATGCCGGGTGTAAGAATTGGCAACGGGGCTATCGTGTCATCAGGCGCGGTCGTGACCAGCGATGTCTCTGCTTACACGGTCGTCGGCGGCAATCCGGCCAGGCCCATCAAACAGAGGTTTTCACCGGAAGCTATTGAAATGCTGGAGGGAATTGCTTGGTGGAACTGGCCGATTGAGAAGATAACGCGTCATTTGCCGATGATTGTTTCGGGAGATGTCGAGGCCCTGCTCGCCTGTGAAGCAACCTGA